In Zonotrichia albicollis isolate bZonAlb1 chromosome 11, bZonAlb1.hap1, whole genome shotgun sequence, a single genomic region encodes these proteins:
- the ZNF710 gene encoding zinc finger protein 710 isoform X1 has translation MTFPTAMAEESDAQLDLGVLRRSPPPRHHSVRPQPPKWGVSHDSVGRRREMDRFSECGTQTDAVVVLSLAQAAVLGLVSDNELLGATVTPTGFFPGLAGEQLDNAAAEPGEPEGEEQVPGDGQDEDALEADCSLEKHARRRKRPPVRLMPKVKSEKAEVEAEPPYSASVPGDEEGEGQHGHAPQPPEPSQEPAVQSGAVKMIDLGTFSRKPRRLRHLRRHREPEGSERRRRGSDPAGGTGGAPQTAGTFEAGAPSPGEAEAPAPASPEQVKSEQGCVWQEPGELEAAGGTSEHSRKAQLDRLDINVQIDDSYLVEAGDRQKRWQCRMCEKSYTSKYNLVTHILGHNGIKPHSCPHCNKLFKQPSHLQTHLLTHQGTRPHKCGVCSKAFTQTSHLKRHMLLHTDIKPYSCRFCGRGFAYPSELKAHEVKHESGRCHVCVECGLDFSTLTQLKRHLATHQGPTLYQCLECSKSFHYRSQLQNHMLKHQNVRPFVCTECGMEFSQIHHLKQHSLTHKGVKEFKCEVCGREFTLQANMKRHMLIHTSVRPYQCHICFKTFVQKQTLKTHMIVHSPVKPFKCKVCGKSFNRMYNLLGHMHLHAGSKPFKCPYCSSKFNLKGNLSRHMKVKHGVMDISLDSQDAMMELAGADHTELDGQQEMDDFEEENSYGYGAVGNPPDEHTLAEQAMKEMAYYNML, from the exons CCATGACAGCGTAGGCCGGCGGCGAGAGATGGATCGGTTCAGCGAGTGTGGGACGCAGACGGACGCCGTGGTGGTGCtgtccctggcacaggctgccgtGCTGGGCCTGGTGTCCGACAATGAGCTGCTCGGCGCCACCGTCACCCCCACCGGCTTCTTCCCGGGGCTGGCCGGGGAGCAGCTGGACAATGCCGCCGCGGAGCCGGGGGAGCCcgagggagaggagcaggtgCCTGGGGATGGGCAGGACGAGGACGCCCTGGAAGCAGACTGCTCCCTGGAGAAGCACGCCCGCAGGAGGAAGAGGCCGCCTGTGAGGCTGATGCCCAAGGTCAAGAGTGAGAAGGCAGAGGTGGAGGCTGAGCCGCCGTACAGCGCGTCGGTGCCCGGGGACGAGGAGGGCGAGGGGCAGCACGGCCACGCTCcgcagcccccagagcccagccaggagccGGCGGTGCAGAGCGGGGCCGTGAAGATGATCGACCTGGGCACCTTCAGCAGGAAGCCCCGGCGGCTGCGGCACCTGCGCCGGCACCGGGAGCCGGAGGGCAGCGAGCGCCGGCGCAGGGGCAGCGACCCGGCCGGCGGCACCGGGGGGGCCCCACAAACCGCGGGCACCTTCGAGGCGGGGGCTCCGTCCCCCGGGGAGGCCGAGGCCCCCGCGCCGGcgtcccccgagcaggtgaagagcgagcagggctgtgtctggcAGGAGCCGGGCGAGCTGGAGGCGGCCGGCGGCACCAGCGAGCACAGCAGGAAGGCGCAGCTGGACCGGCTGGACATCAACGTGCAGATCGATGACTCCTACCTGGTGGAGGCGGGCGACCGCCAGAAGCGCTGGCAGTGCCGCATGTGCGAGAAGTCCTACACCTCCAAGTACAACCTGGTGACCCACATCCTGGGCCACAACGGCATCAAGCCCCACTCCTGCCCGCACTGCAACAAGCTGTTCAAGCAGCCCAGCCACCTGCAGACCCACCTGCTGACCCACCAGGGCACGCGGCCCCACAAGTGCGGGGTGTGCAGCAAAGCCTTCACGCAGACCAGCCACCTGAAGCGGCACATGCTGCTGCACACCGACATCAAGCCCTACAGCTGCCGCTTCTGCGGCCGCGGCTTCGCCTACCCCAGCGAGCTGAAGGCGCACGAGGTGAAGCACGAGAGCGGGCGCTGCCACGTGTGCGTGGAGTGCGGCCTGGACTTCTCCACGCTCACCCAGCTGAAGCGGCACCTGGCCACGCACCAGGGCCCCACGCTCTACCAGTGCCTGGAGTGCAGCAAGTCCTTCCACTACCGCAGCCAGCTGCAGAACCACATGCTGAAGCACCAGAACGTGCGGCCCTTTGTCTGCACCGAGTGCGGCATGGAGTTCAGCCAGATCCACCACCTCAAGCAGCACTCGCTCACGCACAAG GGCGTGAAGGAGTTCAAGTGTGAGGTGTGCGGGCGGGAGTTCACCCTGCAGGCCAACATGAAGAGGCACATGCTGATCCACACCAGCGTCCGGCCCTACCAGTGCCACATCTGCTTCAAGACCTTCGTGCAGAAGCAGACACTCAAGACCCACATGATCGTGCACTCGCCTGTGAAGCCCTTCAAGTGCAAG GTCTGCGGCAAGTCCTTCAACCGCATGTACAACCTGCTGGGGCACATGCACCTGCACGCCGGCAGCAAGCCCTTCAAGTGCCCCTACTGCTCCAGCAAGTTCAACCTGAAGGGCAACCTCAGCCGGCACATGAAGGTCAAGCACGGGGTGATGGACATCAGCCTGGACAGCCAAG ATGCCATGATGGAGCTGGCTGGGGCTGACCACACCGAGCTGGATGGCCAGCAGGAGATGGACGACTTCGAGGAGGAGAACTCTTACGGCTACGGGGCCGTGGGCAACCCCCCAGACGAGCACACGCTGGCCGAGCAGGCCATGAAGGAGATGGCCTACTACAACATGTTGTAG
- the IDH2 gene encoding isocitrate dehydrogenase [NADP], mitochondrial produces the protein MAARYLRAAPALRRLPRCPPPAAAAGQRRHYADKRIKVANPVVEMDGDEMTRIIWAFIKEKLILPNVDVQLKYFDLGLPHRDKTDDQVTIDSALATQKYSVAVKCATITPDEARVEEFKLKKMWKSPNGTIRNILGGTVFREPIICKNIPRLVPGWTKPITIGRHAHGDQYKATDFVVDKSGTFKMIFTPKDGSGTKEWEVFNFPGGGVGMGMYNTDESISGFAHSCFQYAIQKKWPLYLSTKNTILKAYDGRFKDIFQEIFDKHYKTEFDKLKIWYEHRLIDDMVAQMLKSSGGFVWACKNYDGDVQSDILAQGFGSLGLMTSVLVCPDGKTIEAEAAHGTVTRHYREHQKGRPTSTNPIASIFAWTRGLEHRGKLDSNPELIKFAQTLEKVCVDTVESGTMTKDLAGCIHGLANVKLNEHFVNTTDFLDAIKNNLDKALGKK, from the exons ATGGCCGCCCGTTACCTCCGCGCTGCCCCGGCGCTGCGccgcctgccccgctgcccgccgcccgccgccgccgcggggcAGCGCCGCCACT ATGCCGACAAGCGGATCAAGGTGGCAAACCCAGTGGTGGAGATGGACGGGGACGAGATGACACGGATCATCTGGGCCTTCATTAAGGAGAAG CTCATCCTGCCCAACGTGGATGTCCAGCTAAAGTACTTCGACCTGGGGCTGCCACATCGGGACAAGACGGATGACCAGGTCACCATTGACTCAGCGCTGGCCACGCAGAAGTACAGCGTGGCTGTCAAGTGCGCCACCATCACGCCTGATGAAGCCAGGGTGGAAG AGTTCAAGCTGAAGAAGATGTGGAAGAGCCCCAATGGCACCATCCGGAACATCCTGGGGGGGACGGTGTTCCGGGAGCCCATCATCTGCAAGAACATTCCCCGGCTGGTGCCCGGCTGGACCAAGCCCATCACCATCGGCCGCCACGCCCACGGTGACCAG TACAAAGCCACCGACTTCGTGGTGGACAAGTCCGGGACATTCAAGATGATCTTCACGCCAAAGGACGGCAGCGGCACCAAGGAGTGGGAGGTGTTCAACTTCCCTGGCGGCGGCGTGGGCATGGGCATGTACAACACGGACGAG TCCATCTCTGGCTTTGCGCATAGCTGCTTCCAGTACGCCATCCAGAAGAAGTGGCCGCTCTACCTGAGCACTAAGAACACCATCCTCAAGGCCTACGACGGGCGCTTCAAGGACATCTTCCAGGAGATCTTTGATAA GCACTACAAGACGGAGTTTGACAAGCTGAAGATCTGGTACGAGCACCGACTCATCGACGACATGGTTGCCCAGATGCTGAAATCCTCCGGCGGCTTCGTCTGGGCCTGCAAGAACTACGACGGGGATGTCCAGTCAGACATCCTGGCCCAAG GGTTCGGCTCCCTGGGGTTGATGACCTCTGTCCTCGTGTGTCCGGACGGGAAGACCATTGAGGCCGAGGCCGCACACGGCACTGTCACCCGCCACTACCGGGAGCAccagaag GGCCGACCCACCAGCACCAACCCCATTGCCAGCATCTTCGCCTGGACGCGCGGCCTGGAGCACCGCGGCAAGCTGGACAGCAACCCGGAGCTCATCAA GTTTGCGCAGACGCTGGAGAAGGTGTGTGTGGACACCGTGGAGAGCGGGACCATGACCAAGGACCTCGCTGGCTGCATCCACGGCCTTGCCAA TGTGAAGCTGAATGAGCACTTTGTGAACACTACCGACTTCCTCGATGCCATCAAGAACAACCTGGACAAGGCTCTGGGCAAGAAATAG
- the ZNF710 gene encoding zinc finger protein 710 isoform X3 has translation METSAESHDSVGRRREMDRFSECGTQTDAVVVLSLAQAAVLGLVSDNELLGATVTPTGFFPGLAGEQLDNAAAEPGEPEGEEQVPGDGQDEDALEADCSLEKHARRRKRPPVRLMPKVKSEKAEVEAEPPYSASVPGDEEGEGQHGHAPQPPEPSQEPAVQSGAVKMIDLGTFSRKPRRLRHLRRHREPEGSERRRRGSDPAGGTGGAPQTAGTFEAGAPSPGEAEAPAPASPEQVKSEQGCVWQEPGELEAAGGTSEHSRKAQLDRLDINVQIDDSYLVEAGDRQKRWQCRMCEKSYTSKYNLVTHILGHNGIKPHSCPHCNKLFKQPSHLQTHLLTHQGTRPHKCGVCSKAFTQTSHLKRHMLLHTDIKPYSCRFCGRGFAYPSELKAHEVKHESGRCHVCVECGLDFSTLTQLKRHLATHQGPTLYQCLECSKSFHYRSQLQNHMLKHQNVRPFVCTECGMEFSQIHHLKQHSLTHKGVKEFKCEVCGREFTLQANMKRHMLIHTSVRPYQCHICFKTFVQKQTLKTHMIVHSPVKPFKCKVCGKSFNRMYNLLGHMHLHAGSKPFKCPYCSSKFNLKGNLSRHMKVKHGVMDISLDSQDAMMELAGADHTELDGQQEMDDFEEENSYGYGAVGNPPDEHTLAEQAMKEMAYYNML, from the exons CCATGACAGCGTAGGCCGGCGGCGAGAGATGGATCGGTTCAGCGAGTGTGGGACGCAGACGGACGCCGTGGTGGTGCtgtccctggcacaggctgccgtGCTGGGCCTGGTGTCCGACAATGAGCTGCTCGGCGCCACCGTCACCCCCACCGGCTTCTTCCCGGGGCTGGCCGGGGAGCAGCTGGACAATGCCGCCGCGGAGCCGGGGGAGCCcgagggagaggagcaggtgCCTGGGGATGGGCAGGACGAGGACGCCCTGGAAGCAGACTGCTCCCTGGAGAAGCACGCCCGCAGGAGGAAGAGGCCGCCTGTGAGGCTGATGCCCAAGGTCAAGAGTGAGAAGGCAGAGGTGGAGGCTGAGCCGCCGTACAGCGCGTCGGTGCCCGGGGACGAGGAGGGCGAGGGGCAGCACGGCCACGCTCcgcagcccccagagcccagccaggagccGGCGGTGCAGAGCGGGGCCGTGAAGATGATCGACCTGGGCACCTTCAGCAGGAAGCCCCGGCGGCTGCGGCACCTGCGCCGGCACCGGGAGCCGGAGGGCAGCGAGCGCCGGCGCAGGGGCAGCGACCCGGCCGGCGGCACCGGGGGGGCCCCACAAACCGCGGGCACCTTCGAGGCGGGGGCTCCGTCCCCCGGGGAGGCCGAGGCCCCCGCGCCGGcgtcccccgagcaggtgaagagcgagcagggctgtgtctggcAGGAGCCGGGCGAGCTGGAGGCGGCCGGCGGCACCAGCGAGCACAGCAGGAAGGCGCAGCTGGACCGGCTGGACATCAACGTGCAGATCGATGACTCCTACCTGGTGGAGGCGGGCGACCGCCAGAAGCGCTGGCAGTGCCGCATGTGCGAGAAGTCCTACACCTCCAAGTACAACCTGGTGACCCACATCCTGGGCCACAACGGCATCAAGCCCCACTCCTGCCCGCACTGCAACAAGCTGTTCAAGCAGCCCAGCCACCTGCAGACCCACCTGCTGACCCACCAGGGCACGCGGCCCCACAAGTGCGGGGTGTGCAGCAAAGCCTTCACGCAGACCAGCCACCTGAAGCGGCACATGCTGCTGCACACCGACATCAAGCCCTACAGCTGCCGCTTCTGCGGCCGCGGCTTCGCCTACCCCAGCGAGCTGAAGGCGCACGAGGTGAAGCACGAGAGCGGGCGCTGCCACGTGTGCGTGGAGTGCGGCCTGGACTTCTCCACGCTCACCCAGCTGAAGCGGCACCTGGCCACGCACCAGGGCCCCACGCTCTACCAGTGCCTGGAGTGCAGCAAGTCCTTCCACTACCGCAGCCAGCTGCAGAACCACATGCTGAAGCACCAGAACGTGCGGCCCTTTGTCTGCACCGAGTGCGGCATGGAGTTCAGCCAGATCCACCACCTCAAGCAGCACTCGCTCACGCACAAG GGCGTGAAGGAGTTCAAGTGTGAGGTGTGCGGGCGGGAGTTCACCCTGCAGGCCAACATGAAGAGGCACATGCTGATCCACACCAGCGTCCGGCCCTACCAGTGCCACATCTGCTTCAAGACCTTCGTGCAGAAGCAGACACTCAAGACCCACATGATCGTGCACTCGCCTGTGAAGCCCTTCAAGTGCAAG GTCTGCGGCAAGTCCTTCAACCGCATGTACAACCTGCTGGGGCACATGCACCTGCACGCCGGCAGCAAGCCCTTCAAGTGCCCCTACTGCTCCAGCAAGTTCAACCTGAAGGGCAACCTCAGCCGGCACATGAAGGTCAAGCACGGGGTGATGGACATCAGCCTGGACAGCCAAG ATGCCATGATGGAGCTGGCTGGGGCTGACCACACCGAGCTGGATGGCCAGCAGGAGATGGACGACTTCGAGGAGGAGAACTCTTACGGCTACGGGGCCGTGGGCAACCCCCCAGACGAGCACACGCTGGCCGAGCAGGCCATGAAGGAGATGGCCTACTACAACATGTTGTAG
- the ZNF710 gene encoding zinc finger protein 710 isoform X2 produces METSAESHDSVGRRREMDRFSECGTQTDAVVVLSLAQAAVLGLVSDNELLGATVTPTGFFPGLAGEQLDNAAAEPGEPEGEEQVPGDGQDEDALEADCSLEKHARRRKRPPVRLMPKVKSEKAEVEAEPPYSASVPGDEEGEGQHGHAPQPPEPSQEPAVQSGAVKMIDLGTFSRKPRRLRHLRRHREPEGSERRRRGSDPAGGTGGAPQTAGTFEAGAPSPGEAEAPAPASPEQVKSEQGCVWQEPGELEAAGGTSEHSRKAQLDRLDINVQIDDSYLVEAGDRQKRWQCRMCEKSYTSKYNLVTHILGHNGIKPHSCPHCNKLFKQPSHLQTHLLTHQGTRPHKCGVCSKAFTQTSHLKRHMLLHTDIKPYSCRFCGRGFAYPSELKAHEVKHESGRCHVCVECGLDFSTLTQLKRHLATHQGPTLYQCLECSKSFHYRSQLQNHMLKHQNVRPFVCTECGMEFSQIHHLKQHSLTHKQGVKEFKCEVCGREFTLQANMKRHMLIHTSVRPYQCHICFKTFVQKQTLKTHMIVHSPVKPFKCKVCGKSFNRMYNLLGHMHLHAGSKPFKCPYCSSKFNLKGNLSRHMKVKHGVMDISLDSQDAMMELAGADHTELDGQQEMDDFEEENSYGYGAVGNPPDEHTLAEQAMKEMAYYNML; encoded by the exons CCATGACAGCGTAGGCCGGCGGCGAGAGATGGATCGGTTCAGCGAGTGTGGGACGCAGACGGACGCCGTGGTGGTGCtgtccctggcacaggctgccgtGCTGGGCCTGGTGTCCGACAATGAGCTGCTCGGCGCCACCGTCACCCCCACCGGCTTCTTCCCGGGGCTGGCCGGGGAGCAGCTGGACAATGCCGCCGCGGAGCCGGGGGAGCCcgagggagaggagcaggtgCCTGGGGATGGGCAGGACGAGGACGCCCTGGAAGCAGACTGCTCCCTGGAGAAGCACGCCCGCAGGAGGAAGAGGCCGCCTGTGAGGCTGATGCCCAAGGTCAAGAGTGAGAAGGCAGAGGTGGAGGCTGAGCCGCCGTACAGCGCGTCGGTGCCCGGGGACGAGGAGGGCGAGGGGCAGCACGGCCACGCTCcgcagcccccagagcccagccaggagccGGCGGTGCAGAGCGGGGCCGTGAAGATGATCGACCTGGGCACCTTCAGCAGGAAGCCCCGGCGGCTGCGGCACCTGCGCCGGCACCGGGAGCCGGAGGGCAGCGAGCGCCGGCGCAGGGGCAGCGACCCGGCCGGCGGCACCGGGGGGGCCCCACAAACCGCGGGCACCTTCGAGGCGGGGGCTCCGTCCCCCGGGGAGGCCGAGGCCCCCGCGCCGGcgtcccccgagcaggtgaagagcgagcagggctgtgtctggcAGGAGCCGGGCGAGCTGGAGGCGGCCGGCGGCACCAGCGAGCACAGCAGGAAGGCGCAGCTGGACCGGCTGGACATCAACGTGCAGATCGATGACTCCTACCTGGTGGAGGCGGGCGACCGCCAGAAGCGCTGGCAGTGCCGCATGTGCGAGAAGTCCTACACCTCCAAGTACAACCTGGTGACCCACATCCTGGGCCACAACGGCATCAAGCCCCACTCCTGCCCGCACTGCAACAAGCTGTTCAAGCAGCCCAGCCACCTGCAGACCCACCTGCTGACCCACCAGGGCACGCGGCCCCACAAGTGCGGGGTGTGCAGCAAAGCCTTCACGCAGACCAGCCACCTGAAGCGGCACATGCTGCTGCACACCGACATCAAGCCCTACAGCTGCCGCTTCTGCGGCCGCGGCTTCGCCTACCCCAGCGAGCTGAAGGCGCACGAGGTGAAGCACGAGAGCGGGCGCTGCCACGTGTGCGTGGAGTGCGGCCTGGACTTCTCCACGCTCACCCAGCTGAAGCGGCACCTGGCCACGCACCAGGGCCCCACGCTCTACCAGTGCCTGGAGTGCAGCAAGTCCTTCCACTACCGCAGCCAGCTGCAGAACCACATGCTGAAGCACCAGAACGTGCGGCCCTTTGTCTGCACCGAGTGCGGCATGGAGTTCAGCCAGATCCACCACCTCAAGCAGCACTCGCTCACGCACAAG CAGGGCGTGAAGGAGTTCAAGTGTGAGGTGTGCGGGCGGGAGTTCACCCTGCAGGCCAACATGAAGAGGCACATGCTGATCCACACCAGCGTCCGGCCCTACCAGTGCCACATCTGCTTCAAGACCTTCGTGCAGAAGCAGACACTCAAGACCCACATGATCGTGCACTCGCCTGTGAAGCCCTTCAAGTGCAAG GTCTGCGGCAAGTCCTTCAACCGCATGTACAACCTGCTGGGGCACATGCACCTGCACGCCGGCAGCAAGCCCTTCAAGTGCCCCTACTGCTCCAGCAAGTTCAACCTGAAGGGCAACCTCAGCCGGCACATGAAGGTCAAGCACGGGGTGATGGACATCAGCCTGGACAGCCAAG ATGCCATGATGGAGCTGGCTGGGGCTGACCACACCGAGCTGGATGGCCAGCAGGAGATGGACGACTTCGAGGAGGAGAACTCTTACGGCTACGGGGCCGTGGGCAACCCCCCAGACGAGCACACGCTGGCCGAGCAGGCCATGAAGGAGATGGCCTACTACAACATGTTGTAG
- the ZNF710 gene encoding zinc finger protein 710 isoform X4, with amino-acid sequence MDRFSECGTQTDAVVVLSLAQAAVLGLVSDNELLGATVTPTGFFPGLAGEQLDNAAAEPGEPEGEEQVPGDGQDEDALEADCSLEKHARRRKRPPVRLMPKVKSEKAEVEAEPPYSASVPGDEEGEGQHGHAPQPPEPSQEPAVQSGAVKMIDLGTFSRKPRRLRHLRRHREPEGSERRRRGSDPAGGTGGAPQTAGTFEAGAPSPGEAEAPAPASPEQVKSEQGCVWQEPGELEAAGGTSEHSRKAQLDRLDINVQIDDSYLVEAGDRQKRWQCRMCEKSYTSKYNLVTHILGHNGIKPHSCPHCNKLFKQPSHLQTHLLTHQGTRPHKCGVCSKAFTQTSHLKRHMLLHTDIKPYSCRFCGRGFAYPSELKAHEVKHESGRCHVCVECGLDFSTLTQLKRHLATHQGPTLYQCLECSKSFHYRSQLQNHMLKHQNVRPFVCTECGMEFSQIHHLKQHSLTHKQGVKEFKCEVCGREFTLQANMKRHMLIHTSVRPYQCHICFKTFVQKQTLKTHMIVHSPVKPFKCKVCGKSFNRMYNLLGHMHLHAGSKPFKCPYCSSKFNLKGNLSRHMKVKHGVMDISLDSQDAMMELAGADHTELDGQQEMDDFEEENSYGYGAVGNPPDEHTLAEQAMKEMAYYNML; translated from the exons ATGGATCGGTTCAGCGAGTGTGGGACGCAGACGGACGCCGTGGTGGTGCtgtccctggcacaggctgccgtGCTGGGCCTGGTGTCCGACAATGAGCTGCTCGGCGCCACCGTCACCCCCACCGGCTTCTTCCCGGGGCTGGCCGGGGAGCAGCTGGACAATGCCGCCGCGGAGCCGGGGGAGCCcgagggagaggagcaggtgCCTGGGGATGGGCAGGACGAGGACGCCCTGGAAGCAGACTGCTCCCTGGAGAAGCACGCCCGCAGGAGGAAGAGGCCGCCTGTGAGGCTGATGCCCAAGGTCAAGAGTGAGAAGGCAGAGGTGGAGGCTGAGCCGCCGTACAGCGCGTCGGTGCCCGGGGACGAGGAGGGCGAGGGGCAGCACGGCCACGCTCcgcagcccccagagcccagccaggagccGGCGGTGCAGAGCGGGGCCGTGAAGATGATCGACCTGGGCACCTTCAGCAGGAAGCCCCGGCGGCTGCGGCACCTGCGCCGGCACCGGGAGCCGGAGGGCAGCGAGCGCCGGCGCAGGGGCAGCGACCCGGCCGGCGGCACCGGGGGGGCCCCACAAACCGCGGGCACCTTCGAGGCGGGGGCTCCGTCCCCCGGGGAGGCCGAGGCCCCCGCGCCGGcgtcccccgagcaggtgaagagcgagcagggctgtgtctggcAGGAGCCGGGCGAGCTGGAGGCGGCCGGCGGCACCAGCGAGCACAGCAGGAAGGCGCAGCTGGACCGGCTGGACATCAACGTGCAGATCGATGACTCCTACCTGGTGGAGGCGGGCGACCGCCAGAAGCGCTGGCAGTGCCGCATGTGCGAGAAGTCCTACACCTCCAAGTACAACCTGGTGACCCACATCCTGGGCCACAACGGCATCAAGCCCCACTCCTGCCCGCACTGCAACAAGCTGTTCAAGCAGCCCAGCCACCTGCAGACCCACCTGCTGACCCACCAGGGCACGCGGCCCCACAAGTGCGGGGTGTGCAGCAAAGCCTTCACGCAGACCAGCCACCTGAAGCGGCACATGCTGCTGCACACCGACATCAAGCCCTACAGCTGCCGCTTCTGCGGCCGCGGCTTCGCCTACCCCAGCGAGCTGAAGGCGCACGAGGTGAAGCACGAGAGCGGGCGCTGCCACGTGTGCGTGGAGTGCGGCCTGGACTTCTCCACGCTCACCCAGCTGAAGCGGCACCTGGCCACGCACCAGGGCCCCACGCTCTACCAGTGCCTGGAGTGCAGCAAGTCCTTCCACTACCGCAGCCAGCTGCAGAACCACATGCTGAAGCACCAGAACGTGCGGCCCTTTGTCTGCACCGAGTGCGGCATGGAGTTCAGCCAGATCCACCACCTCAAGCAGCACTCGCTCACGCACAAG CAGGGCGTGAAGGAGTTCAAGTGTGAGGTGTGCGGGCGGGAGTTCACCCTGCAGGCCAACATGAAGAGGCACATGCTGATCCACACCAGCGTCCGGCCCTACCAGTGCCACATCTGCTTCAAGACCTTCGTGCAGAAGCAGACACTCAAGACCCACATGATCGTGCACTCGCCTGTGAAGCCCTTCAAGTGCAAG GTCTGCGGCAAGTCCTTCAACCGCATGTACAACCTGCTGGGGCACATGCACCTGCACGCCGGCAGCAAGCCCTTCAAGTGCCCCTACTGCTCCAGCAAGTTCAACCTGAAGGGCAACCTCAGCCGGCACATGAAGGTCAAGCACGGGGTGATGGACATCAGCCTGGACAGCCAAG ATGCCATGATGGAGCTGGCTGGGGCTGACCACACCGAGCTGGATGGCCAGCAGGAGATGGACGACTTCGAGGAGGAGAACTCTTACGGCTACGGGGCCGTGGGCAACCCCCCAGACGAGCACACGCTGGCCGAGCAGGCCATGAAGGAGATGGCCTACTACAACATGTTGTAG